In Helicobacter mastomyrinus, the sequence CAATGAATACACAGGCAAATATTACTACACGTGCGGGATTTGTAGCTGTTCTTGGGCGGCCAAATGCGGGCAAATCTACGCTTCTTAATCATCTCTTGGGAGAGAGAATCGCCCTTGTATCGCATAAGGCAAATGCTACACGCAAACAAATGCAAATCATCGTGCCTTATCCTCCATTACAAGCACAGATAATCTTTGTCGATACACCCGGGATTCACCATAAGGAAAGACTGCTCAATCAATATATGCTTTCACAAGCACTCAAAGCTATGGGGGATTGTGACATAGCCCTTTATCTCGCACCTGTGAGCGATGATGTGGCACATTATGAGAAATTTTTATCTTTAAGTGAGAACATAGCGCATATTTTGCTTTTGACAAAGACAGATACTTGCAGCAAAGATGAGCTTTTACGAAAAATTGCTGCTTATCAGGCATATAGCAAGCATTTTCTAGCACTCTTCCCTATTAGTGTGAAAAAGCCATTTGATAAGGAGCAGCTCTTCCATCATATCGCCCTGCATTTGCCACATTCGCCTTTTTATTATGATGAGGAGCTACTCTCTCCAAGCACATTAAGGGAGATTTATAAAGAGATGATACGTGAGAGTTTGTTTGAAAAAATGAGTGATGAGATTCCCTATGAGGCTGATGTGATGATAAAACATTGTGAGGAGGGAGAGACACAGCATAGAATCTATGCCCATATCATCGTAGAAAGAGAAAAACAAAAGGCTATGGTGATTGGCAAGGGAGGCAGTGGGATCAAACGTCTAGGCATAAACGCAAGGCAAAAAATGCAGCTTTTTAGCGGTAAAAAAATTTTCTTAAAGCTTGATGTGGTGGTATATAAAGGCTGGAGTAAGCAAAAAGATGTATTAAAAAAAATAGGGTATGATTTTATATGAAAGAAATTATAAGGAAAAGAAGCAATGAATGGCATAAAAAAGTGGCTTTGCTGCGCGACTATTTTCAGTTTAGGGAATCTATATGGGCTTGATGCGCAGCTTGTAGGATTAGTCAATGAATATAAGAAAAACGGCATAAGCGCGGTAGAAGCCAAACTTGAGGGTTATTTGCTCAATAAGGAGTATTGGGCAGAGTATTTGAAAAACACCGCAACAGAATATGGCTATTTTGAGGATTTGCAATTTTTATTTATTTCTAATAAATCTGCGCCATCACTAGCACTTTATGAACTCACAGATTCTAAGCTTAAGGAACTGGGTAACTCAAGCGCACTTGTGGCAAAGGGCAAGGGCAATAAGAAAAAAGAGGGTGATTTGACAACGCCCATAGGCTCGTATGACTTGGACGCGCGTTTAACAGGCTTAAACCAATATTACGGACCTCTTGCATTCTCTACAAGCTATCCAAATGTATATGATAAATCGCTCAAAAAAACCGGTGGTGGGATATGGATACACGGCTTACCGCTTAATGGTGATAGAGAAGAGTTAAATACTCGGGGCTGTATAGCTATTGATAATGAATTACTGAAAAAATACGATAATCTCATTGATTGGCGAAAAACAATGCTTATCACCTATGAAGATACCTTCAAACCCGCTAGTATAGATGAACTCGCCCTCGTGCTTTCAAGCCTCTATCGATGGAAAGATGTTTGGCAAAAAGGTGATTTGGCAAGTTATCTTAGTTTCTATGATGAAAAGGATTTTTATCGTCCTGATGGTATGAGTTTCCGCACATTTAGTGAACACAAAAAGAATGTATTTGAAAAAAATGAGACAAAAACTATCCGTATTTCTAACATCAATGTATCCATCTACCCTAATGAAGGGCACCGCAATATGTATCGCATAAGTTTTATCCAAGATTATAAGGCAACATTGAATGGCAAACCAAGCTTTAACTCCCTAGGCAAAAAAGATATGTATGTAGTTGTCGAAAATGGCAAAATAAAGATTCTAAGTGAGCGATAAGCATAATTTGATAATTGCGTAAAGATAAAGATATCTCAATTAGAGAAAATTACAGGCTTTATGTTTTCATGGATTTGGGACATAAGATTCCCATTCAAAATACATTTTATAAGTATATGATGGTAGCGAATTAACACTTCTTATAAGTATTGTCAATACCTTTATTTTCTTTCCTCTTATCTTTCTTTTTACTCCATCAAGATTTATAGCGGATAAATTCCTAAAAATATCGTTATGCGTTTATGCGCTTGGGTCGGGCTGTTGCCAAGTATTGTGATTTCATTATGTTTTTACTTCTTTTGGTTGGTGTTTATGGCTACTTTGCTTATGGCAGCACAATCGGCTATTTATGCTCCTGCAAAATATGGTTTTATTAAGGATTTGGTGGATAAAGATTTGCTTGTGTAGGGCAATGGCGCTATGCAAGCAGTAGTGATTTTAGCGGGTATGAGCTGCTTTTCATTATTTTTTGAAGTAATGTTTGCCTCAAGCGGGTTAGGATTCTTAGCACAAAAGGGCGATATATTACAGAGTGTTGCACCACTTGGCTTTATCTTAATATTATATGTGGTGATTGAGGTGTTTTTATGTGATCGTTTGCTTACATTAACCCAACCTACGCAAAAGACTTTTGATAGAGAGGCATATTTTAAAGGAGATTCACTTAAATCTCATCTTTGGTCTTTTTTGAACTGCTTTTAGCTTCTTTCCCTGCCTATGTGAAAGCGATATGTTTAAAGCTTGATACCTTTAAGGTGTAAATGATTATTGGCTGCTCGGGCTTTGGGATTATTATAGGCTCTGTCATCGCAGGGCGATTCTTAAAGCATTATACTGAAACAGAGTTTATCCCTCTTAGTGGAGCACTTGTGTGCTTGATAGGTATGCTACTTTTAAGTTCCTCTTCACTTGCGCCTTATGTGATTATAATTTTCTTATTTAGTATGGGTGGGGCTTTGTTTATTGCGTCATTTAATGCACTGATACAATGCCACGCTAAAGAGGGAGAGCTTGGGAAGATTCTAACGGGAAATAACTTTATCCAAAATATCGGTATGCTGCTGTTTTAGGCATTGATGCGGCATATCTGTTTTTATTTGTTGTAGAACGTGTAGAAGCTAAGGTCTTTGAACTCCCTTTTACTATGTGGACTTTACAATGTGAGATACTGCCTACGCTTGGCAGGGCGTGGATAGATACTCGCGATTTGCAAAAGTGGTCGGCGAAATGGTAAGCCTTTGGGAGATTAAGGAGGAGGTAGCAAAACTTGTGAAAAATATGAGATTGATGAGAGTTTGAAATATGTCGCCGTAGCTGTAGATAATAGCAAAAAGGTGAGAGTACTGTGCTGCTTGTGAGCGGTGATAAGGCAGAGAGTGAAAAGCTAGAAAAGGCGATAAAGGAAGCACAAATCCCTGCTTTGCTTAAACTTGCTAAGATTTTATGTGTTAAATCTGTATCTGTGCTTGGCTCGGGCAAGGTAGATTAAAAGGAGCAAAAACCCAGCTTAAAGGCTTATGAGCAATAAAGAGCATCAAGTTTGTCTATTTTTCAGTTTATTTATCAAATATAGTTTTGGTATGTATTTTACTTTTCTTTCTCTACAAGATAGAGGAGCTTAAGTGTAAAAGTGGGTAGCCTAATAATCAACAAGAGATTGATTTGGCGATATACAATCTTGCTCTATTCTATAAATCATTCAATGCTGTCTCACTCCCTAAGTTATGCTTCAAGAAGTGGGTGTGCTATACGATTTGTTTTTTCTGTCAGTAAAGATGAGTAAAACTACAAAGTATAAAATACCTTGAGTGCCTTATATATTTCATAGAATCCTAATATTACCATACCTATGCCGCTTAAACGCAAAAAAAGTGTCCGTTTGCGTTGCACACTCGCGC encodes:
- the era gene encoding GTPase Era; this translates as MNTQANITTRAGFVAVLGRPNAGKSTLLNHLLGERIALVSHKANATRKQMQIIVPYPPLQAQIIFVDTPGIHHKERLLNQYMLSQALKAMGDCDIALYLAPVSDDVAHYEKFLSLSENIAHILLLTKTDTCSKDELLRKIAAYQAYSKHFLALFPISVKKPFDKEQLFHHIALHLPHSPFYYDEELLSPSTLREIYKEMIRESLFEKMSDEIPYEADVMIKHCEEGETQHRIYAHIIVEREKQKAMVIGKGGSGIKRLGINARQKMQLFSGKKIFLKLDVVVYKGWSKQKDVLKKIGYDFI
- a CDS encoding L,D-transpeptidase Cds6 family protein, which produces MNGIKKWLCCATIFSLGNLYGLDAQLVGLVNEYKKNGISAVEAKLEGYLLNKEYWAEYLKNTATEYGYFEDLQFLFISNKSAPSLALYELTDSKLKELGNSSALVAKGKGNKKKEGDLTTPIGSYDLDARLTGLNQYYGPLAFSTSYPNVYDKSLKKTGGGIWIHGLPLNGDREELNTRGCIAIDNELLKKYDNLIDWRKTMLITYEDTFKPASIDELALVLSSLYRWKDVWQKGDLASYLSFYDEKDFYRPDGMSFRTFSEHKKNVFEKNETKTIRISNINVSIYPNEGHRNMYRISFIQDYKATLNGKPSFNSLGKKDMYVVVENGKIKILSER